From a single Miscanthus floridulus cultivar M001 chromosome 8, ASM1932011v1, whole genome shotgun sequence genomic region:
- the LOC136468757 gene encoding uncharacterized protein — MESQPKRWRYGVPLADQCKLQPLLRALERLRSRGLTAAMVVATFHHRRGMRDVRASPPHVPEDVERRAENRAHAEAYKERKDAEEARRKRKSLEHDELEKRRRQQRHDGLLEETSPSSSSMDSSSDDDESEAGWGPLDHLPDVRETAPGASASGLASLGGGGEGALGLAIARPRAEANMPETRASGKRTVSPMGSTAEVERATAGATQPPPQRAEGVLESSEGRPAEAPALVPLKALKVSTSSTARWVVDAQATIQHGTASARADLKELVAQGEAIEAATKQAGEEAPMPCEAGALESGEVEAPSITEATEGEAEAPRTSEAEVAATGASRASEAEVAEAGASRASEAEVADAEAPRTTEAKVAKGGLGLEKEASRAAEASVTVQAVPEAEIQEHNALRSAACTSCEALEVEGVELGSSLGSRLIALSGRVHERLWGALHTGIKRTLAIVSLHYVGIDLEAVSDGYVVAEDDEKAEEEVMKLVEAAEAPVMALARLFEEEVVPPTPTADVGNPEF, encoded by the exons ATGGAGAGCCAGCCGAAGAGGTGGAGGTATGGTGTCCCATTGGCTGATCAGTgcaagctacagccgctcctgagggcgctggagaggctacgcAGCCGTGGCCTTACGGCGGCCATGGTTGTGGCGACCTTCCACCATCGGAGG gggatgagggatgtgcgagcttCCCCGCCGCACGTTCCTGAGGACGTAGAGCGGCGAGCGGAGAacagggcgcacgccgaggcgtataaggagcggaaggacgccgaggaggcaaggcgcaagaggaagagcctcgagcaCGATGAGCTGGAGAAACGACGTCGACAAcagaggcacgatggtctccTGGAGGAGACATCTCCATCATCGTCATCGATGGATTCTTCAAGCGATGACGATGAGAGCGAGGCAGGgtggggtcccctagaccatctccctgacgtcagggagacGGCGCCTGGGGCATCAGCGAGCGGCCTAGcgtctctaggaggaggaggagagggcgccTTAGGGCTGGCGATCGCCCGCCCCAGGGCCGAGGCCAACATGCCCGAGACACGGGCGTCGGGGAAGCGcaccgtcagcccgatgggctcaacggcggaggtggagcgggcgacgGCGGGGGCGACCCAACCGCCTCCGCAGAGGGCCGAGGGGGTGTTGGAGTCCAGCGAGGGTCGACCG GCGGAAGCGCCCGCCCTGGTgccacttaaggcgctcaaggtgagcaccagctccaccgcccgatGGGTGGTGGATGCGCAGGCCACCATACAGCATGGCACAGCATCAGCTAGGGCCGACCTGAAGGAGCTGGTTGCCCAAGGAGAGGCTATCGAGGCAGCCACGAAGcaggcgggggaggaggcgcctatgCCCTGCGAGGCCGGGGCCCTCGAGTCAGGTGAAGTCGAGGCGCCTTCAATCACCGAGGCAaccgagggcgaggccgaggcccctaggacctccgaggccgaggtggcggcgACCGGGGCTTCCAGGGCTTCCGaagccgaggtggcggaggccggggCTTCTAGGGCTTCCGAAGCTGAGGTGGCGGACGCCGAggctcctaggaccaccgaggccaaggtGGCGAAGGGCGGCTTGG ggttggagaaggaggcctcccgggcagctgaggcctccgtcaCAGTGCAGGCGGTGCCCGAGGCCGAGATCCAGGAGCACAACGCGCTGCGGAGCGCTGCTTGTACCTCCtgtgaggccctggaggtcgagggggtcgagttgggcagctccctcgggagccgcttgatcgcgttgagcggtCGAGTCCATGAGCGGCTCTggggggcgctgcatacgggcaTCAAGCGCACCCTGGCCATCGTCTCCTTGCACTACGtcggcatcgacctcgaggccgtcagcgaTGGTTATGTCGTGGCTGAGGATGATGAGAAGgctgaggaggaggtcatgaagctggtggaggcggctgaggcccctgtcatggcactggccaggttgttcgaagaggaggtggttcctcctacgccaACCGCCGACGTTGGCAACCCTgagttttga
- the LOC136471408 gene encoding early nodulin-93-like, with product MAGRSFLIRSPKEEESDAAVREAVLLGAKNAAIAGTVVAVPTLVGCRVLPWAKANLNYTAQALIISAACIAGFFITADKTILRNARQNTIGKLDKST from the exons ATGGCCGGCAGGAGCTTCCTTATTCGTTCCCCCAAGGAGGAGGAGTCCGACGCCGCCGTCAGAG AGGCTGTACTACTGGGAGCAAAGAACGCCGCAATAGCTGGTACTGTGGTGGCGGTTCCCACG TTGGTTGGCTGCCGTGTTCTTCCTTGGGCTAAGGCGAATCTCAACTACActgcacaagcactcatcatatcTGCAG CCTGTATCGCTGGCTTCTTCATCACTGCTGACAAAACCATTCTACGGAACGCACGACAAAACACCATCGGGAAGCTTGACAAGTCAACTTGA